One window of Desulfobaculum bizertense DSM 18034 genomic DNA carries:
- the guaB gene encoding IMP dehydrogenase has protein sequence MEKIVMKGLTFDDVLLVPAYSEVLPDQVNVGTQLTKDLRLNIPLLSAAMDTVTESDMAISMARNGGAGVIHKNFTIEEQALEVEKVKKSESGMILDPVTIPPTYTVAQALSVMEQYRVSGLPVVEGKKLVGILTNRDVRFVTDLSTSVAEVMTKDRLVTVPVGTTLEEAKQHLHANRIEKLLVVDDANTLRGLITIKDIKKIKKYPLSCKDEHGRLCCGAAIGVGKDRDERAEALLNAGVDFLVLDSAHGHSANILRSVEAVRKNFPNARLIAGNVATYEGAKALFEAGADTVKVGIGPGSICTTRIVAGVGVPQISAIMEASRAAKEFDRCIIADGGIKFSGDVVKALVAGADSCMMGSLFAGTEESPGETILYQGRSYKIYRGMGSIDAMRQGSSDRYFQEKQAQEEKQEAQIHGGRLSDDSKKLVPEGIVGRVPYKGPVTESIYQLLGGLRSGMGYTGCHTVEELKDKAQFTQISPAGLRESHVHDVIITKEAPNYRVDSF, from the coding sequence ATGGAAAAGATTGTCATGAAGGGACTGACTTTCGATGATGTCCTGCTGGTTCCGGCATATTCAGAAGTCTTGCCGGACCAGGTCAACGTGGGAACTCAGCTCACAAAAGACCTGAGACTGAACATTCCGCTTCTCAGTGCGGCTATGGACACCGTTACGGAGTCCGATATGGCCATCTCTATGGCCCGCAATGGCGGAGCGGGTGTCATTCACAAGAATTTTACAATTGAAGAGCAGGCGCTGGAAGTCGAAAAGGTCAAGAAGTCCGAATCCGGAATGATTCTTGATCCTGTGACTATTCCTCCGACCTACACGGTCGCTCAGGCCCTGAGCGTCATGGAACAGTACCGGGTTTCCGGTCTGCCCGTGGTTGAGGGCAAGAAGCTGGTCGGTATTCTGACCAACCGTGACGTTCGTTTTGTGACGGACCTCTCTACCTCCGTTGCCGAGGTGATGACCAAGGATCGTCTGGTGACGGTGCCTGTTGGTACCACACTGGAAGAAGCAAAGCAGCACCTTCATGCAAATCGCATTGAAAAGCTGCTGGTTGTTGACGATGCCAACACGCTTCGCGGTCTCATCACCATCAAGGACATCAAGAAAATCAAAAAGTACCCTCTGTCCTGCAAGGACGAGCATGGTCGCCTGTGCTGCGGCGCTGCTATTGGTGTGGGCAAGGACCGCGATGAGCGTGCCGAGGCTCTGCTGAATGCTGGCGTTGACTTTTTGGTGCTTGATTCCGCACACGGTCACTCTGCAAACATCCTTCGTTCTGTGGAAGCTGTTCGCAAGAACTTCCCGAACGCCCGTCTGATTGCTGGCAACGTTGCCACCTATGAAGGCGCAAAGGCTCTGTTTGAGGCCGGTGCAGATACGGTAAAGGTTGGTATTGGCCCCGGTTCCATCTGCACCACCCGTATCGTGGCTGGTGTTGGTGTTCCCCAGATTTCCGCAATCATGGAAGCTTCCCGTGCTGCCAAGGAATTTGACCGCTGCATCATCGCTGATGGTGGCATCAAGTTCTCTGGCGATGTTGTGAAAGCTCTGGTTGCTGGTGCTGATTCCTGCATGATGGGTTCGCTCTTCGCAGGAACTGAGGAAAGCCCGGGCGAAACAATCCTGTACCAGGGCCGTTCGTATAAGATTTATCGTGGCATGGGGTCCATTGACGCAATGCGTCAGGGCAGCTCCGACCGTTACTTCCAGGAGAAGCAGGCTCAGGAAGAAAAGCAGGAAGCTCAGATCCACGGAGGCCGTCTGTCTGACGACTCCAAGAAGCTGGTGCCGGAAGGCATTGTCGGCCGCGTTCCTTACAAGGGACCCGTGACCGAAAGCATTTATCAGTTGCTTGGTGGCCTTCGCTCCGGTATGGGTTACACTGGTTGTCACACGGTTGAAGAGCTCAAGGACAAGGCTCAGTTTACGCAGATTTCCCCCGCGGGCCTGCGCGAATCCCATGTCCATGATGTTATTATTACCAAGGAAGCCCCGAACTATCGGGTTGATTCCTTCTAA